A single window of Saccharomyces kudriavzevii IFO 1802 strain IFO1802 genome assembly, chromosome: 16 DNA harbors:
- the PRE2 gene encoding proteasome core particle subunit beta 5 (similar to Saccharomyces cerevisiae PRE2 (YPR103W); ancestral locus Anc_3.417): MQAIADSFSAPNRLVKELQYDNEQNLENDFVTGASQFHHLAPTLTVPPIASPQQFLRAHTDDSRNPDCRIKIAHGTTTLAFRFQGGIVVAVDSRATAGNWVASQTVKKVIEINPFLLGTLAGGAADCQFWETWLGSQCRLHELREKERISVAAASKILSNLVYQYKGAGLSMGTMVCGYTKKEGPTIYYVDSDGTRLKGDIFCVGSGQTFAYGVLDSNYKWDLSVEDALYLGKRSILAAAHRDAFSGGSVNLYHVTEDGWIYHGNHDIGELFWEIKEKEGSFNNVIG, encoded by the coding sequence ATGCAAGCTATTGCCGATAGTTTTAGCGCACCAAACAGATTAGTAAAGGAGCTACAGTATGACAACGAACAAAATCTAGAAAACGACTTCGTGACGGGCGCAtctcaatttcatcatttgGCGCCGACACTTACGGTTCCTCCAATTGCTTCTCCACAACAGTTTTTGAGGGCACACACGGATGATTCACGAAACCCAGATTGTAGAATCAAGATCGCGCACGGTACCACCACCCTAGCATTCAGATTCCAAGGCGGCATTGTAGTAGCAGTGGATTCTCGTGCTACTGCCGGGAATTGGGTTGCTTCTCAAACAGTGAAGAAAGTTATTGAAATCAATCCATTTTTGTTGGGTACATTGGCTGGTGGTGCGGCCGATTGTCAATTTTGGGAAACTTGGTTAGGTTCTCAATGTAGACTACACGAATtaagagaaaaggaacGTATATCTGTTGCAGCTGCTTCCAAGATTCTAAGCAATTTAGTATACCAATATAAAGGTGCAGGTTTATCAATGGGTACTATGGTCTGTGGTTACACCAAAAAGGAAGGTCCAACCATTTATTACGTCGATTCAGATGGTACGAGATTAAAGGGTGATATATTCTGCGTTGGTTCAGGTCAAACGTTCGCATATGGTGTCCTGGATTCTAATTATAAATGGGATTTGTCCGTTGAAGATGCCTTATATTTGGGTAAGAGGTCCATCTTAGCTGCCGCTCATAGAGATGCTTTTTCGGGTGGTTCTGTAAACTTATACCATGTCACTGAAGATGGCTGGATATATCATGGTAACCATGATATCGGCGAACTATTCTgggaaatcaaagaaaaggaggGATCTTTCAACAACGTCATCGGCTAA